The Bacteroidia bacterium genomic interval TGGGCTCTGCGATTTTTCCCCCTTTTTCTAAAAAAGGGGAAAGACTTCTTAGAAACATCATCCATTATAGAAAAACCTACAAATAAGAAAAAAGAAAGAGACAGTTCGGCTTCTCTCACTGTGACACAATGTGTTTTAGCTGTTACAAATAAATGTACGAAACTGATCCCAAAGCAAGGCGCGCTAGCCCTGTAGAGCCCATCGGGCGCTGCGATTTTTCCCCCTTTTTCTAAAAAAGGGGGAAAGAAACCCTAAACCATACTTAAAAAAATATGTCTCAGAGAAAATCTGGCAAAAAGAAGCAACGCTTCACTAGTCCTGCCAATAATTCAGGTCCTTATTCTTCTTCTTTCGCGTTCGATTGACGATATGCTGCAACAATCGCGTCGCGGCTATGGGGTCAAATCCAATGGTAGGTACGAGATTCTGGGTACGATAATAATCGTAATACATTTGGCGAGCCACCATGAGGCGTTCATTTCCGTCCACGGGCAGGGTCGCCATAAGGGTATGCAGCTTTTCCGGATCGAGATTATCCCGGGCAGCTTTTTCTTCCGGACTTTCCAGTACATCCATATTAATCACGGCTGTACGCAATTCTTCCGGCGTATCATAAGGAAAGATATAAACCGTATCTATGGTAAGGCTATCTTCGAGGAGATAATTTACAACATACAGATATCCACTGCTGAGGTCGCCTTGATATTCTTCCAGATAGTCTCTGACGATCAATTTACTGTCATGATACCCAATGTGGCTGAAGTAGAGCGTATCTGCAGATCCTACCGGAATGCTGTAAAATCCTTCGGAATTACTGATGGCGCCCCGACGGGTATGATTGACTTGCACCCGCACGAAGGGAACGACTTCGCTAGAGGTTTTACTGATCACCATACCGGATATCTGATAGATCCCATTATCCTGTGCTTGCAGCAATTGAGGCATAGCTGCAGCGATAATGAATAGGATCGGGAGGAAAAGGGACGAAAATCTCATATTGTAAAGATAGTGGAAAATGCCGCTATTTGGAAGAGTTCGGTGTACAATTACAACGAATGCATTTGGCAGATGGTTTATCAATAGATAAATTACTTTCCATTTTTCCTTAATAGTTGTACAAAAGGCGACAAAGGTTGCATCATGAAGTTCCGTACCGAACTCCCCCATAAGGCCTCTTCCTTACAGATTGATCATCAAACAAAAATCCTCTCTCTGGGCTCTTGTTTTGCTGATCGGATCGGCCAACGCATGCGGAAAAATAAGTTTCAAATCCACATAAATCCCCTCGGTATTTCCTACAATCCCATTTCGCTTGGGAGGATGTTGAGCTGGATGATGGGGAAAGAAGAATTGGATGAAATTCGCTACCATGAGCAAAGAGGGCAATACTTTTCCTTTGACCTGCATTCCTCCTGGGCAAGAGAAGATAAAGCTGATCTGGAGAAAGACTTGGCCGAAAAGCGTCAGTTTTTGGAGAATTACCTGAAAACAGCGGATGCAATTATCCTGACTTTTGGCACCGCTCGTGTGTATCGCTCACTCGAAAGTCAAAAAATCGTTGCCAACAATTATGCCTTTCCGGCCGATATGTTTCAGAAGGAATTGCTGAGTCTGGAGGAAACGAAAGCCAGCTATGAGAACTTGATTCAGGAATTGAAGGTCTACAATCCAGATATACAGATTTTGCTTACGGTCAGTCCGGTTCGGCATGTGCGGGATGGTTTAGAGGAAAATGCGGTAAGCAAATCCCTCCTTCGCATCCTCTGCCATCAATTGGAAGAATCTCAGGCTTTCATCCATTATTTTCCGGCCTACGAAATCATGTTGGATGATCTCAGGGACTACCGCTTCTACGAAGCCGACCTCATTCACCCCAATGAACAAGCGGAATCCTACATTTGGGAAGTATTTTCCAAACGCTACTTGAATGCCTACAGTCTGGACCTACTCGAAAAGATTGCAGCCATTCAGCGCGACCTTGCCCACAAGGCCTTTCGCCCGGATTCCGAAGCTCATCAGAAATTTCTCCAAAAGCTTGAGCAAAAGATCGCGGCTATGCCGGATTATTTGGACTTTGAGGAGGAGCGTAGGAGCTAAACAAGCGTGTCATCCCAGACTCTGTCTAGGGAGCTTGTATTCTCATTACACCAAATAATACATGATCTCTCAGCCCTCATGCCCTCTCGCATCCCAACTTCGAGATGACCTGTGGTTAGGCCTGCGGGACATTTCGTCCCGTAGCGGATGGGTAAAGGGAGATCCTCCCACTCCGGTCAGGGTGACAGCTGCGCTTGATACAAATCTTGTCATCCCGAGGCTTGGATACGCCTTGGCTCCAGTGCGCCGAGGGACCTTGTATTCTCATTACACCAAATAATACATGATCTCTCAGTCCTCATGCCCTCTCGCATCCCAACTTCGAGATGATCTGCGGTTAGGCCTGCGGGACATTTCCATTTGAAGGGAAACGTCCCGTAGCGGATGGGTAAAGGGAGATCCTCCCACTCCGGTCAGGGTGACAGCTTTGCTTATTAGGAGATGACAATCCCTCCCGGCTCCTGCGCGCACTCCTTTGTTTGTTCAAACAAGGGAGTGTGGGCTTGAGGCGGTGGGTCCAGTAAGGTAATCCTAAAATATTTAGATAATCGCTCATTTTTTTAGAAAAAATACTAATTTAATGGGCGAATATTTTGTCCCACAAAATTAATACCTACCCAAATCCTATGATAGATTGGCTTTCTTTCGCTTTGGGAATCTCTCTTGGACTGCTGCTGGCTGGCATAGCCTTGATATGGATGCTTTATCCTCGCTATAGAAAAGAGCGAGAAAAGGCCATTCAACTGGAACAGGAAAAGGATCGGCTTTCTACCCTTGTGGATCAGGTGACCGAACAAAGTATGCAGTTTGAAAATGTCGCCAATCGCGTATTGGAGCACAACAGTCAGAAACTCAAAGAGCAAAACCAAGAAAACCTCCAGCACATCCTCAATCCCCTCAAGGAGAAAATTCAGGCCTTTGAGAAAAAAGTGGAGGATACCTACCAAAAAGAAGCGAGAGAAAGGCACTCATTAAAAGACCAGGTCAAAGAACTGCATAGCCTCAATCTGCAGATGACAGAAGAAGCCCGCAACCTCACGCGAGCCCTTAAGGGAGATAGCAAAGCGCAGGGAAATTGGGGTGAAATGATTTTGGCGAAAGTACTCGAAGGTAGTGGACTAAGAGAAGGAAAAGAATTTGTGGTGCAGGGCAAAGACATGCAATTGCAATCCATCAATGGGAAACGTCTGCAACCGGATGTGATCATCAATTTGCCGGATCAGAAACATCTGATTATCGATGCCAAGGTTTCCCTTACTGCCTACGAAAGATTTGTAGATGCAGAAGATGAGATTCGGCCTATTCATATCAAACAACATCTGGATTCGGTTTCCAAGCATATAAAAGAGTTGAGCGATAAGCACTACCATGGACTGGATACCCTCAATAGTCCGGACTTTGTTTTGATGTTTATGCCGGTAGAACCTGCTTTTAGTATAGCTATTCAGGAAAAACCAGAACTCTTTGCTTTTGCATGGGAAAGAAAAATCGTCCTGGTCAGTCCGACTACTTTGCTGGCTACCTTAAAAACAGTTGCTTCTATTTGGCAAATAGATCAGCAAAACCAGAATGCACGGGAGATCGCTCGTCAGGGAGGAGCTATGTATGATAAGTTTGTGCTTTTTGTAGAGGAATTGGAAAAATTGGGGAAGCATATAGACCGTACCGCCGAATCCTATCACCAGGCGAAACAGAAACTCAGCCTCGGTAGAGGGAATCTCATTTCGCGAGCAGAAAAACTTCGGGATTTGGGCGCGAAAACCAATAAAAAACTGGAATCTCCACCTTCTTAAGCAGGAATCCCTAGTCCGATAAATCGTCCTTTATTACCTCCTGTGAAGCCTTTAGGCCTAAAGGCCAATTTTTTCTTGCTATTGTAGGCTTTTCTTTTCAACTTGAGCCACTTCCTCGCCTAAGGATCGTATTGAGTGTGTGGGCGGAAGCAAAAAAGAATTAGAATGAAAACTCTGGCAGCTATAACAGCAGTGGGCGGATATGTCCCGGATCGTGTGCTCACTAATAAGGAATTGGAGACCATGGTTGAAACCAACGACCAATGGATTCGGGAAAGAACAGGGATAGCAGAGAGAAGGATTTTGGAGAAAGATCGTGCTACCTCTGACATGGCAGTAGAAGCCATCAAAAATCTGCTTGCAAAAACCTCCTACGGTCCCGAAGATTTGGACCTCATCATTTGCTCTACCGTTTCTCCTGACCATGTGCATCCGGCAACTGCCAATATTATCGCAGATAAAGTAGGCGCTACCAATGCTTGGGGCTTTGACATGAACGCCGCTTGTTCAGGTTTCTTATATGCAATCAGAACCGGTTCACAGTTTGTGGAGAGTGGGATGCATAAAAGAGTATTGGTAGTAGGTGCAGATACCATGAGTATTCGCATCGATTACGAAGACCGAAATACCTGTATCCTTTTTGGTGATGGAGCAGGGGCGGTTTTGCTTGAGCCAAATACCGAGGGCTATGGCATCGTTGACTCTGAATTTGAAATTGATGGTAGTGGCGCCAAATACCTCAACCAAAAAGCGGGAGGAAGTGCGCATCCGACTTCTCTGGAAACCTTGCAAAACAAGGAGCATTTTGTGCACCAGGAAGGAAAGACCGTTTTCAAATATGCGGTAAAAGGAATGGCGGATATTACTGCAGCCGTAATGGAAAGAAACAATCTCGAAGGAGATGATATTGCCTGGCTGGTTCCTCATCAGGCAAATAAAAGGATCATAGATGCGACGGCAAATAGAGCCGGAGTACCTGCCGAAAAGGTGATGGTCAACATCCACAAATTTGGGAATACCACCAATGGTACCATTCCTCTCTGCTTATGGGAGTGGGAAAATCAACTAAATAAAGGAGACAATCTGATGTTGGCTGCTTTTGGAGGAGGATTTTCCTGGGGAAGTATTTACCTCAAATGGGCCTACTAAAAAGATAAATAATAGAGTAAAGAAAGAGGGATCGCTTGCGGTCCCTTTTCTTTTGGCTTGAAATTTCTCCTCCTTTCAAGGATATTAGCAAAAAATCCCTGTGTGAGAATCCTTACTTTCTTTCTTATCTCCTGCTTCTTCTTTTCCTGTCGTTATGATCAGGACTTCAATTTTGTGCCCAAGACCCAGCAGGCCTTTTTTCTCATGGATGATAATGGGCAAAGGGAATTGCGACTTTATGAACCGGAGGGAAATATCTTTCTCAATGACTGGGGCTCCAGCAAAGGTTGGAATAATCCCGCCGATATAGCAGGATCAGGGGGAAAGTTATGGATCAGTCTTCCCGATCAAAACAGCCTGCTGCGATACGACATCGAAAAGGATGAAAGTGATAACTTTTCTCTGGGCAATTTTACTGCACATCATCTGTCTATAGGGGAAAGATATCTGCTGATGTCTGATACCCTTGCCAATCAATTGGGATTCTTTCACCTCAAACGAGAGGAACTTACTACCATTGATTTAGATCAGCAGCCTGGCAAGGCTGTTTACAGAAGTACCAAGTTTTACCTTATACTAGGGGAGAAAGAGTTAGGCATTTACAATGAACTGGCCCTGGCCCCTTTAGAACTTATCAGTTTTGAACGGGAGATATTTGATGTCCTCATTGACAACCGTTTCAGCACTTGGGTCTACACGAGGGATACGGCCAACTATCGCACAACAGTGAGTTGGAATAGCAATGCCATCGACCTCACGGCACAAGAAGTGCCACAATCCAAAGTGCAGCACAGTCCCTATCTGCAAGCCACTTTTGAAAAAGAATTTACAGGCCTGGTTGGGATGGCTGAGGGGAGATTGCTCAATTTCCCCGCTCCTGATGCAGATGACTTTGAAGCTGATTTCTTTGAAGGGAATGCTTATTATGTAGCAAATGACAGCCTTCGGCAACTAAATTTGTCAGAATCTCAAATCCGTGTGCTGGGACCCTATTCAGGCACTTTCCGCAATAGCTTCTTTTACCTGGCAGCAGATGAGAACTAATTGCTCTCAGGCTTTTTCCTCGGCTCTAGATTCTCGGACTGTAAAATAAAGTCCCATATTTGGGCTCTACATTCGCATATTTTATTAATTTGCGAGCGTTTTGCCAAAAAGGCATGCTATTTAAACAGAAAGATACGCTTATTATATATGGCTAATATCTCAGATATAAGAAACGGGCTCACCTTTAAGTACAATGGAGATATATATTCAGTTGTAAGTTTCCAGCACGTAAAGCAGGGACGAGGTGCTGCCTTTGTTCGTGTAAAAATGAAAAGCTTGAATACCGGTAAAGTCATTGAAAATACTTTTAACAGTAGTGCAAAGATTGATGACATTCGAGTAGAAAGAAGAAAGTATCAATTTCTTTATGAAGATGGAGAAGCACTGGTATTCATGAATACTGAAACTTACGAGCAAATCAATATCCAAAAAGTCCAGATTGAAAATGTGGATTTGCTGGAAGAAGGAGAGATGGTTGAAGTCTTGTTTAATACCGAGGATGACTTGCCTTTGACTATTGATCTTGCCAAGCATGTAGTACGTGAAATCACTTATACAGAACCCGGATTAAAAGGTGATACTGCTACAAATACTCTTAAACCTGCGCGGATTGCATCCGGAGCAGAAATTAGAGTACCTTTGTTTATTAACATTGGCGATAAGGTAAAGATCGATACCGAAAGCCGTAGCTATGTAGAACGCGTTAAAGAATAATTTTTTCCCCGAATACTTTTATTACTATGGATTTCAAAGAAATTCAGGACCTGCTTAAGCTGGTTAACAAGACTACCCTAACGGAAGTAGAGATTGAACAAAAGGATTTCCGACTGAAAATCCGGAGAAAAGCCCCGGATAATAAAGTGGTTTACCAAACAAGTCAGGAACCCGCAACTATCGTTCAGCCTATGATTACTGCTGCACCTACTCCTGTGGCCCAGCCAGAGGCGAAACCTGCACCAGAAAAACCCGCAGCGCCTGAAGCCCAAAAAGAAGAAGCATCCAGCGATCTGATTGAATTCCGTTCGCCTATGATCGGAACCTTCTATCGCTCCAGCTCTCCGGATACAGATGCATTTGTCAAAGTTGGGGATTCCGTTGAGAAAGGTCAGGTACTCTGTATCGTTGAGGCAATGAAACTCTTCAATGAAATTGAATCTGAGTTCTCTGGAAAAATAGTTAAGATCATGCTGGAAGATGCCCAGCCGGTTGAGTATGATCAGGTACTCTTCCTTATAGACCCTAATGGCTAATTTCGTTTCTAATCCGATTGGGTAAGCCCTAAAGAAATCGAAACTACTTTATGTTCAAGAAAATTCTCATTGCAAATAGAGGAGAAATAGCCCTGCGTGTTATCAGAACCTGCAGGGAAATGGGCATTAGCTCAGTTGCTGTTTACTCTAAAGCAGATAAAAATAGTCTGCACGTTCGTTTCGCAGACGAAGCCGTTTGTATTGGACCCGCTTCCAGTACAGATTCCTATCTCAATATGGCAAATATTATTTCTGCCGCTGAGATTACTGGTGTAGATGCGATCCATCCCGGTTATGGATTCCTGGCAGAAAATGCTGAGTTCTCTCAGCTTTGTGAGGATCATGGAATTAAATTTATCGGACCTAGCGCGGAAGTTATCAACTCCATGGGAGATAAGGCAACCGCTAAAGATTCGATGAAAAAGGCCGGTGTTCCTGTAGTACCAGGTTCCGATGGCCTCCTTGATTCGATAGAACAAGCCAAGGAGATAGCTGAAGAAGCCGGATATCCGGTTCTCCTAAAAGCTACTGCCGGAGGAGGAGGAAAAGGGATGCGTAAAGTTTTTGCACCTGAAGAAATGGAAGATGCCTGGAATTCAGCTTCTTCTGAGGCGGGTGCAGCCTTTGGTAATGCAGGCCTCTATCTCGAAAAATTTGTTGAAGAACCTCGCCACGTTGAGATCCAGGTAATGGCTGATCAGCATGGCAATGTATATCACCTCGCGGAAAGGGATTGTACCATTCAAAGAAGACACCAGAAACTGGTGGAAGAATCTCCCTGTCCGGTACTTTCTGAAGAAACCCGTCAAAAAATGGGACAGGCAGCTGTTCGTGCGGCTGAGTCTGTGAGATATGAAGGTGCGGGTACCGTCGAGTTTCTCTACGACAAACACGGAGATTTTTACTTCATGGAGATGAATACCCGTATTCAGGTAGAGCATCCTGTGACTGAAGAAATTTTCGATGTGGACCTTATTCGTGAGCAAATCCGGGTAGCCGCAGGAGAAGTGCTGGACAAGCCTTACAAAATGCTTGAAGGCAGATGCTCTATGGAAGTTCGGATCAATGCTGAGGACGTATTTAATGATTTTCGCCCTTCACCTGGCATGATCGAATATTTCCATAAGCCCGGTGGGCACAAGGTTCGTGTGGATACGCATGCATTCTCTGGTTATATGATCCCTCCCTATTATGACTCTATGATTGGGAAATTGATCGTTTCCGGTCCTACCCGCGAAGCCGTTATCGCAAAAATGGCCCGCGCACTGGACGAATTTATCGTGGAAGGAGTAAAAACAACCATTCCTTTCCATAAGCAATTGATGCAGGATGATAAATTCAAGACGGGAGTTTATGCAACGAGTTTCCTGGAAAATTTCGAATTGGATCCAGATGTAGATGAATAGGCAAACTGCTGTTCGTCTATTCTCGTAAGCTATGTATAAAGATTCTGGGCATCTTGGAGATGCCCACTAATATCCTTCTATGACGACGGACAGAATACGGGTATACCAGGAAGGAATAAAACGACTGGAAGAAAAGCTTGAAGGGGAAAACAGGAAATATAACCTCTTTGCTTATGGTCGTGCAGTAATATTTATCCTGGGTATCACAGCTTGCTATTTCCTATTCAAATACGATTACGCACTCGGGATTTTCGGAGGATTCGCTGTCCTGGCGGGCTTCCTCTACCTGATCAAAATACATGCAGAGCTGGCAGAGGAAAGAGAGCATCTCAATCGCCTGATCAGCATTCGCCAAACGGAAATCGAGGCCCTGAAAGGAAATCGGGAGGAGTTGGATGAAGGAGAGGAGTATATCAACTCTGAACATGCTTATTCCTATGACCTCGATATCTTTGGCAGAGGGTCTATCTTTCAGGCGATCAATCGTACCGGAACCATCATAGGTCGTGGACAATTGGTGCAGGAACTGGAACAGCCTTCTCAGGATCGGGAATTGATCCGACAAAGACAGCAAGCCATCGCAGAGCTGGCAGAGAAAAGTGAGTGGGGCCTAAATTTCCAGGCCCTGGGTGTCGGTAAACTGGAATCCAAAGACGAGACACAGTCCATTTTACGCTGGTTAAATGAGGAAGCCTATTTTAGCAAGCATTCGGTGTATCCCGCTTTGATGTGGATTTTACCCGGCCTCTTTTTACTGGCTTTCCTTTTATGGTTAATACCTGATATCTCTTTTCTTTCGCCGATTTTCGGAGACTTTCGTTTACCTGGCTTGATTCCGCTTCTTTTGTTTTTTGCTCAATTGGGAGTAATAGGACAAAACCTCAAGCGAACAGGAAAAGAACAGGTCCTGGTGGGCAAGAAGTCTCATATTCTCAATAAATATGCTGCTCTCCTAAAAGAAATTGAGGGACAGGAATTTACTTCTCCTTTACTCAAATCAGAACAAGAAGGACTGGTAGCAAGTGGAAAGCTGGCCTCTGAGGCAATTGCGGATCTGGGAAATCTAACCTATATGCTGGACCAGCGCCTCAATGCATTTGCGGGAATCTTGCTGAACGGAACAGTGCTTTGGGACATCAAATACATGATGCGCCTCGAGAAGTGGAGAGAAAGACATAAAGAAGAACTTCCTCGCTGGTTTGAAGTGATTGGAAAATGGGATGCTCTTTTGAGTTGGGCACGGTTTCAATACAACCATCCCGACTTTGTAGTGCCTGAAATCTCTGAAGGCGACTTCATGATGGATGCCAAAGAGCTGGGACATCCTCTGCTTGATCCGATAAGTCGTGTGGACAATGATATGAACCTGGCCAAGCCCGGTGAGTTTCTCATCATTACCGGAGCGAATATGGCTGGGAAGAGTACTTTTCTGCGGACGGTAGGAGTGAACCTCATCCTGGCTATGAATGGAGCCGTGACTTGTGCCCAGAGTTTCAAGTTTGCTCCGGTAGAAATGCTGACAAGTGTCCGGGCTACGGATTCATTACAAGATCATGAGTCTTATTTCTATGCAGAATTGAAGCGACTGAAAATGCTCATCGATAAACTAAGAGAGGGCAAGCCGATTTTCATTATTGTAGACGAAATGTTGCGCGGGACCAATTCACGCGACAAACAAGAGGGCTCCCGGCAGTTTATCATGCAACTGATGGAGCTCAAAGGCGTGGGGATGATCGCGACCCATGACCTCTCCCTGGGAACCCTGC includes:
- a CDS encoding carboxypeptidase-like regulatory domain-containing protein, with amino-acid sequence MRFSSLFLPILFIIAAAMPQLLQAQDNGIYQISGMVISKTSSEVVPFVRVQVNHTRRGAISNSEGFYSIPVGSADTLYFSHIGYHDSKLIVRDYLEEYQGDLSSGYLYVVNYLLEDSLTIDTVYIFPYDTPEELRTAVINMDVLESPEEKAARDNLDPEKLHTLMATLPVDGNERLMVARQMYYDYYRTQNLVPTIGFDPIAATRLLQHIVNRTRKKKNKDLNYWQD
- a CDS encoding GSCFA domain-containing protein, with the translated sequence MKFRTELPHKASSLQIDHQTKILSLGSCFADRIGQRMRKNKFQIHINPLGISYNPISLGRMLSWMMGKEELDEIRYHEQRGQYFSFDLHSSWAREDKADLEKDLAEKRQFLENYLKTADAIILTFGTARVYRSLESQKIVANNYAFPADMFQKELLSLEETKASYENLIQELKVYNPDIQILLTVSPVRHVRDGLEENAVSKSLLRILCHQLEESQAFIHYFPAYEIMLDDLRDYRFYEADLIHPNEQAESYIWEVFSKRYLNAYSLDLLEKIAAIQRDLAHKAFRPDSEAHQKFLQKLEQKIAAMPDYLDFEEERRS
- a CDS encoding DNA recombination protein RmuC; its protein translation is MIDWLSFALGISLGLLLAGIALIWMLYPRYRKEREKAIQLEQEKDRLSTLVDQVTEQSMQFENVANRVLEHNSQKLKEQNQENLQHILNPLKEKIQAFEKKVEDTYQKEARERHSLKDQVKELHSLNLQMTEEARNLTRALKGDSKAQGNWGEMILAKVLEGSGLREGKEFVVQGKDMQLQSINGKRLQPDVIINLPDQKHLIIDAKVSLTAYERFVDAEDEIRPIHIKQHLDSVSKHIKELSDKHYHGLDTLNSPDFVLMFMPVEPAFSIAIQEKPELFAFAWERKIVLVSPTTLLATLKTVASIWQIDQQNQNAREIARQGGAMYDKFVLFVEELEKLGKHIDRTAESYHQAKQKLSLGRGNLISRAEKLRDLGAKTNKKLESPPS
- a CDS encoding beta-ketoacyl-ACP synthase III translates to MKTLAAITAVGGYVPDRVLTNKELETMVETNDQWIRERTGIAERRILEKDRATSDMAVEAIKNLLAKTSYGPEDLDLIICSTVSPDHVHPATANIIADKVGATNAWGFDMNAACSGFLYAIRTGSQFVESGMHKRVLVVGADTMSIRIDYEDRNTCILFGDGAGAVLLEPNTEGYGIVDSEFEIDGSGAKYLNQKAGGSAHPTSLETLQNKEHFVHQEGKTVFKYAVKGMADITAAVMERNNLEGDDIAWLVPHQANKRIIDATANRAGVPAEKVMVNIHKFGNTTNGTIPLCLWEWENQLNKGDNLMLAAFGGGFSWGSIYLKWAY
- the efp gene encoding elongation factor P, which gives rise to MANISDIRNGLTFKYNGDIYSVVSFQHVKQGRGAAFVRVKMKSLNTGKVIENTFNSSAKIDDIRVERRKYQFLYEDGEALVFMNTETYEQINIQKVQIENVDLLEEGEMVEVLFNTEDDLPLTIDLAKHVVREITYTEPGLKGDTATNTLKPARIASGAEIRVPLFINIGDKVKIDTESRSYVERVKE
- the accB gene encoding acetyl-CoA carboxylase biotin carboxyl carrier protein, whose product is MDFKEIQDLLKLVNKTTLTEVEIEQKDFRLKIRRKAPDNKVVYQTSQEPATIVQPMITAAPTPVAQPEAKPAPEKPAAPEAQKEEASSDLIEFRSPMIGTFYRSSSPDTDAFVKVGDSVEKGQVLCIVEAMKLFNEIESEFSGKIVKIMLEDAQPVEYDQVLFLIDPNG
- the accC gene encoding acetyl-CoA carboxylase biotin carboxylase subunit, whose translation is MFKKILIANRGEIALRVIRTCREMGISSVAVYSKADKNSLHVRFADEAVCIGPASSTDSYLNMANIISAAEITGVDAIHPGYGFLAENAEFSQLCEDHGIKFIGPSAEVINSMGDKATAKDSMKKAGVPVVPGSDGLLDSIEQAKEIAEEAGYPVLLKATAGGGGKGMRKVFAPEEMEDAWNSASSEAGAAFGNAGLYLEKFVEEPRHVEIQVMADQHGNVYHLAERDCTIQRRHQKLVEESPCPVLSEETRQKMGQAAVRAAESVRYEGAGTVEFLYDKHGDFYFMEMNTRIQVEHPVTEEIFDVDLIREQIRVAAGEVLDKPYKMLEGRCSMEVRINAEDVFNDFRPSPGMIEYFHKPGGHKVRVDTHAFSGYMIPPYYDSMIGKLIVSGPTREAVIAKMARALDEFIVEGVKTTIPFHKQLMQDDKFKTGVYATSFLENFELDPDVDE